One Hippoglossus hippoglossus isolate fHipHip1 chromosome 5, fHipHip1.pri, whole genome shotgun sequence genomic window carries:
- the rbm15b gene encoding putative RNA-binding protein 15B: protein MKRQAGREASPSRAAAKRTRERERESARREELPPPPLALLLAESRGYHRRSRSREREKPRVREERAAALELHHRHELSLLGRPPLRTTAAELPAARPGTLEYKTLLISNLGSQVSDEDVEDALFHEFKKFGDVSVKLSHTPELGRIAYVNFRQPEDAKEARHAKSSRLVLGDRQLKIEPMYVRRRSVTPPDVGYLPLHPPYRQRSLSPPGPAVSIRDLRARHYALETLGLGRDRDRLLDYYGMLDERGRPYGLPMPVVEDLKPEDDQRATSNLFIGNLDGNVTEVELRRGFEKYGVIEDVVIKRPARGQGGAYAFVKFQNLDMAHRAKVAMQGRMIGGNPIKIGYGKANPTTRLWVGGIGPGNSLAALVREFDRFGSIRNIDYVKGDSFAYIQYESLDAAQAACSQMRGFPLGGPERRLRVDFAKVEESPSRPFPPGYQPPVVLPSSYDLLGEAFSRHRSLERELRGTRDRPSPPSHSAPSQRERDRPVLERDYPTSPTRSLERRAGGVEAFGRSGRGARSRSRSRERWLKEREERRNRRRSRSRSLSTDRQAGEKEKEKEKERGRSRVRGPGGVVSPDASPDRARVRAPDSTTEPRDHSPDSGAGGRQAAINEEEPPPSRHHSKRSSSVQLNNHHHRNSEVIAASSPATHTDTHTSSSPSTLSEFAHASLSKTWHGFFALKNSSFPTELYLLEGGPAFFTAVMKETLKQQSQNQPSQLKIAQRLRMDQTRLDEVSRRIKLGRPDGFAILLALQGPVDRQAPAPEPGLQVRLLRHLVTYLRNKEAAGVVSLPAAKEGGPGAMLYAFPPGEFSQQYLQAAKRTVGNLDEEHMVIVIVTDTN from the coding sequence ATGAAGCGGCAGGCCGGGAGGGAGGCGAGTCCGTCCAGGGCCGCAGCCAAACGGACCcgggagagggagcgagagagcgcccggagagaggagctgccgccgccgccgctggctctgctgctggcGGAGAGCCGGGGATACCACCGCCGCAGCCGGAGCAGGGAGCGAGAGAAGCCGCGGGTCAGGGAGGAGCGGGCGGCCGCTCTGGAGCTCCACCACCGACACGAGCTCAGCCTCCTCGGCCGCCCGCCGCTCCGCACCACGGCGGCCGAGCTGCCCGCAGCCAGGCCGGGGACCCTGGAGTACAAGACGCTGCTCATCAGCAACCTGGGCTCGCAGGTGTCGGACGAGGACGTGGAGGACGCGCTGTTCCACGAGTTCAAAAAGTTCGGGGACGTCAGCGTGAAGCTGTCGCACACGCCGGAGCTGGGCCGGATCGCATACGTCAATTTCCGGCAGCCGGAGGACGCCAAGGAGGCCCGGCACGCCAAGTCCTCCAGGCTGGTGCTGGGGGACCGGCAGCTGAAGATCGAGCCCATGTACGTCAGGAGGCGGAGTGTGACGCCGCCGGACGTCGGTTATTTACCGCTGCACCCACCGTACAGACAGCGGTCCCTGTCCCCGCCGGGCCCCGCGGTCAGCATCAGGGACCTGAGAGCCAGACACTACGCCCTGGAGACCCTGGGTCTGGGCAGGGACCGGGACAGGCTGCTGGACTACTACGGTATGTTGGATGAGAGGGGTCGACCCTACGGCCTCCCCATGCCCGTGGTGGAGGATCTGAAACCCGAGGACGACCAGAGGGCGACCAGCAACCTGTTCATCGGAAACCTGGACGGTAACGTTACAGAGGTGGAGCTCAGGAGGGGGTTCGAGAAGTACGGTGTCATTGAGGACGTGGTGATCAAACGTCCGGCTCGTGGACAGGGTGGAGCTTATGCTTTTGTCAAGTTTCAGAACCTGGACATGGCCCATCGAGCCAAAGTGGCCATGCAGGGCCGGATGATTGGTGGAAACCCCATTAAGATTGGTTATGGCAAAGCTAACCCCACCACTCGACTGTGGGTGGGCGGCATCGGTCCTGGAAACTCCCTCGCGGCTCTTGTTCGGGAGTTTGATCGGTTTGGAAGCATCAGGAATATCGACTATGTCAAAGGGGACAGTTTTGCTTACATCCAGTATGAAAGTCTGGACGCTGCTCAGGCCGCCTGCTCCCAGATGAGGGGTTTTCCTTTGGGCGGCCCCGAGCGGCGTCTGAGGGTGGACTTTGCTAAAGTTGAGGAAAGCCCCTCTCGGCCGTTTCCCCCTGGTTATCAGCCCCCTGTGGTGCTGCCCTCCAGCTACGACCTCCTCGGCGAGGCCTTCAGCCGCCACCGCAGCCTGGAGCGAGAGCTGAGGGGAACCAGGGACCGCCCGTCACCTCCCTCCCACAGCGCCCCGTcccagagggagagagacaggccGGTGCTGGAGAGAGACTACCCCACCAGCCCGACCCGCAGCCTGGAGCGGAGAGCGGGAGGCGTGGAAGCATTTGGGAGGAGCgggagaggagcgaggagccGCAGCAGGAGCAGGGAGCGATGGctgaaggagagggaggagaggaggaatcGGAGGAGGAGTCGGAGCAGGAGTCTGTCCACTGATCGGCAGGcgggggagaaggagaaagagaaggagaaggagaggggacGATCGAGGGTTCGAGGTCCAGGAGGCGTCGTCTCTCCAGACGCGAGTCCAGACCGAGCGAGGGTCCGAGCCCCCGACTCCACCACCGAGCCGAGAGACCACTCCCCCGACAGCGGTGCAGGAGGCCGCCAGGCTGCCATAAACGAAGAAGAGCCACCGCCCAGTCGCCACCACAGCAAGAGGTCGTCCAGCGTGCAGCTCAACAACCATCACCATCGAAACAGCGAGGTCATCGCTGCCAGCTCTCCCgccacccacacagacacgcacacctcctcctctccgagCACGCTGTCCGAGTTCGCCCACGCCTCTCTCTCCAAAACGTGGCACGGCTTCTTCGCTCTGAAGAACAGCAGCTTCCCCACAGAGCTGTACCTGCTGGAGGGCGGGCCGGCATTCTTCACCGCGGTGATGAAGGAGACCCTGAAGCAGCAGAGCCAGAACCAGCCCAGCCAGCTGAAGATTGCCCAGCGGCTCCGCATGGACCAGACCCGGCTGGACGAGGTGTCGCGCCGCATCAAACTGGGACGTCCCGACGGGTTCGCCATCCTGCTGGCCCTCCAGGGCCCCGTCGACCGCCAGGCCCCGGCCCCTGAGCCGGGACTGCAGGTGCGCTTGCTCCGCCACCTGGTGACCTACCTGCGGAACAAGGAGGCGGCCGGAGTCGTGAGCCTCCCGGCTGCGAAGGAGGGCGGTCCCGGGGCGATGCTGTACGCCTTCCCCCCCGGAGAGTTCTCTCAGCAGTACCTGCAGGCTGCCAAGAGGACTGTGGGTAATCTGGACGAGGAGCACATGGTGATTGTGATCGTCACCGACACTAATTGA